Part of the Spinacia oleracea cultivar Varoflay chromosome 5, BTI_SOV_V1, whole genome shotgun sequence genome, AACTGATATgaggaggagagaggagaggcgaGGTGAAACGAGTGAAATGGGAGAGAACTATTCGATCAGAATCTAATCggtcaaaaaaatttaaattcaagGCTGCCTGTTATAAACATGCTACTTTTAAAAAGCGGAGcctataatttttttgtttttaacttcaattttttctattaattttgAAAGCGGAACATTTGACGGCAGTGAATTCTAACATGAAAACAGTATAATTTTTGTCTAGTTTAGCAAATTAGGTAGCAAATTGCAAACCGTTACCCAATGTCATACTAGCGAACCAGCTAACAGTGATTTGACGTGAGGCATTTGATGTTTTTTCCACTAGTTATTTGTCTACATCAGTTGTGTGCTTCATGAATTGCTGAATTCTAGTATGGTTTGAATTGGAGGCATTATGTGGTCTATCCAAGTGCTAGTATGGATTACAAATTtgtgtggttttttttttgttttttgtttattttgcaGAAGCTAATTGCATATCTCATATTTATACAGGTTATGACCTGCAGGCCACGATCAGATCTTTGTATTAATCTCCCAGCCCTCAGAAAGCTTGACAATATGCTTATTGTAAGAACTGCCAACCACTCGTATGTTTAGTCGCTTCCAAATCCCAATTATTGCTGTTCTTTTCTGAGTTGTAGTTATGCACTCAGGAAATACTGGACAGCTTTCACTGCACAGAGTTTTTCTGGTACGTGGACCAAGGAACTGTTACTGCAGAAACGGATGGATCATCCTCCTTCAGAAGACAGCTCCAGCGGCAAGAAGAAAAATGGTGGTTGCCTGTCCCTCGTGTGCCTTCTGGTGGTCTACATGACGACATAAGGAAGCAGTTGCAGCATAAACGCGATTGTGCGAACCAGATCCTGAAGGCTGCTATGGCCATAAATAGCATTGTATTAACTGATATGGATGTTCCAGATTCCTATTTGGAAAGTCTTCCAAAGGTATACTTTGTATTACAATTCAATGCTATGTTAAATCAAACTCAAATTAGCAACTTTTTCTTAGCAACTGTTTCTTTTCCACTTGAACAGAGAAATAAATGCATTTTTCATATTAAAACTCAAGGTTGATGCATCAGCCTCATTTTTCATATTATACTTTAATCTTGCTCCAGTAGTTTAGCGcgtattatttgtttatttacaGAACGGAAGAGCCAGCTTGGGTGATCTTATTTACCGCTACATTTGCTCGGACCAGTTTTCCCCAGAATGCCTGCTAGACTGCCTTGACATGTCATCTGAACACCAAACTATTGAGATAGCCAATCGAGTGGAAGCCTCAATCTACTTATGGCGGCAGAAGGGTAGCTTAAAACACAATAACAGCTCCAAGAGATCTACCTCAAAGTCATCTTGGGAAATGGTGAAGGATTTAATGGTTGATTTTGAGAAACGGGAACTGTTGGCAGATAGAGCAGAGAGCCTTCTGATTTGCTTGAAACAACGATTTCCTGGTCTTCCTCAGACAGCATTAGACATGAGCAAAATTCAACATAACAAGGTTTGATATTCTCATTTTCTTGTCCATGTCCCCTTCCCAACAAACTAAAACCCTTCTTTAAAACTCTGAAGTTTAGAATTGACATTGTTGTTTAGGATGTTGGAAAGTCGATCCTTGAGAGCTACTCAAGGGTGCTGGAGAGCTTGGCCTTCAACATTATTGCGAGAATAGATGATGTATTCTATGTGGATGACTTGGCAAAACATTCAGATCATTGTTCACCAATCTCCAAATTCAGCATCATCGCTCATAAAACAGCGATGATTCCAAGCAGAGTCCCCACGTCGGTAACTCCATATAAGACAGCATTTACAACGCCTAACTTTTCACCAGGAAAGCGAGAACGGGAAAAATCACCACTGAGATCTCCATTCCTTAGCAGTAGTGGCAAGATTATTAACCGTGGGTTGGAGGTACAAAACGTGCTTACAGACTACAACTACCTTAATGTTGACTGTAAAGTCGGTGAAGGTGGAAATACTTGCCAGGACTCGGACACAGTAGCATATACTATCAGCAAAGCAGCAGCTACATTAGAGGAGCTTAGACCGCTTAGCAATGGCAAATAAGCTGTCAGTCCAATAGTAGAACACAACATTTAATGAAAATAGTCCCTTATTTTGGCCAATTTGCGATCTCAGTATATCGTGTAATACTTCATGCAGAAGATCAGGGAATCTGAGTGACATTGTTTACACAGAATCATGTCCGATCAGTTCAGGCGAGGTTTTGGATAATATTCACTGTAAGTACTTTCAGATTGCGTTTTTTACCCGTTTAAGTATTGAAATTCTCatattgttgaaaattgaactaAATTACAATGTGCAACATGTGCAAAATACAGGGGGGGAAATTTGTAAAAATGTATCTTAATTAGGACTCAATTTGTGTACTAGTAtttcatttgatttttataCAATGTTCTTTTTGCATTTATTCGTTTTTGTAAAATGTCTTAGCCTTTATTTTCTGCGttaattctattttttttttataaaaatgtcTTGGAATATTATTGGGTTTCTTTACGTCCCTTTTCCAAACTTGTAATATGGTTCATTGGCTTTTTACATTCCTTTTCCAAACGACCAATCGGCGATATAGACAGGTTTGCCGCGAGTTGATTTTCTTGTGCACTTTGTCTATCAGCAACTTGAAACACTGCACCCCAAGTATGTGCCTAACTTGTCAGAGCTTGGAGTGCCACAGATTTTTCTCATTATATTCTTCAATCTTGTTGGGTATTAGGATTGTGCATAACAAGCGACTTATCATAATTGACCATCTATAAACATACTTACTTTAGCTTAAAATAGACTACAACAAGTTAACCCACTTGTCAATACCACACTTAGTTTAGCTTaaaactagtataatacccgtaCGATGCACGATATAatcatctaaatataaatttgtatgaaatCTGGTAGACAATATCATCAAAATAGTACTTATGGATattttccaaattaaaattaaccaaattaaaactaaggatggataaatttgttgttgctcattcaatttcttatttattaaaacaaataagggtagatatacaaaaaaataaattattcccACTTGTGTCAAGCATAAAATTATTTCGTTTACCCTTTACTAATTGGATAGTAATACCTACTTAATACTCGCACGGTCACCCCATCAACCTCATTACCTGATCACTTAGCACCTACAtacaccatttactttattcatttagaGATGACTTGAGGCGGGGTTGGCTCTGCAGACACGTATCCACCAACAATTCTCTTCCTCATCTTCTCCATCAACAATAGGAACGATAGCCACCACTCCCAATCCACGTCTCGGGAggtgcaaaataaatttcatccCCAATCATCACCCCCCCGGTATACccacacccgcctcaaacccatccttaggttcaactcttttttttataagagtttttttaaaatatatatataatcaattagatgaagaTTAACGACGTAGACaggtccaatctaaaatccaccATCGCCCCGTCGTCACCTGTGACGAATTCATTTTTAACCCCGTCACCCACCAAACTTTCTTCAACCCCGCCCCACTTGGGAAGGATGCACGGGGGGATCTCCCAAAAAACTCACTGACATCCCCATATTCGATAAATAATCCACTTTTCctttcaactaacttttaaatatattgacataagtttattacgaagtattaaaattgattgttttagctataatattgatgaaaatataaaaaagtgacatacataattaggaGGTGAGTGTTCTCAAATCCAATCGATTCAAACTCGCCCCAttcgatgcacgatttatgatatgaatattaaatttgcatatctaaactataactatagacaattatcatcgaaatagagcttatagATAATTTTCTTCTTAAACTAATGATTGCTCGGTATGTTACTGCTCATTCcatgtcttatttatttaacaaattcaaaataataaaataagggcACGTAGATAGATTTACGTTCTTCCTCTTTCACAACAAACCATGccaaacataaatttattcGCATCCATTCTTTACTTCGATAGTCATACCCacttaattcataaatcatcTAAATCATTACCCGATCATTTAACACCTACCCCACCATATATTTTATTCAGCTAGAGATATCTTCGAAGCGGGGTGATGCTGATCCCTCAACACAACCTGAAATTCTCATTCACATGCCCGTCACCACGATAGGTGTCATACTCATTCCAGTCCTAATTCCCGCCTCgtaagcaaaaaataaaattaaccccGCTTCATCCCCGTCCGTGTATCTACACCCGCCTCAAACCAAGCCCTGGACGGCTTGAcccgacattattttttgataagagagctttgaattttaaaactctaagaGTATTAGACAATTTGGTTGTCTGGTTACATTATACTTTAGACACATATAACTTATAGATATtttcctaattaattaaaattaatgacggataaattttttattcactattcggtgtcttatttattttaaaaaagaaccaaataagggtacatagacaaaattattttcctccATATTCATCACACGTGTCAAACCTACCCCTAGACGACTGAACCCGACATTATATTTTGGTAGAAGAGtttattttaaaactctattctagAGTATTTGACAATATTGTTGTCTGATTACATTATAATTTGGACACATATAGCTTATGGACATTCTCCTAAATAAAACTAATGGTGGATAAATTTTTATTGCCCATTTGGTCTtacttattaaaaaataaaaacaaataaaggtacATAGAACAAATTATTTTCATCCCCACTCATC contains:
- the LOC110798418 gene encoding rop guanine nucleotide exchange factor 7 isoform X1; the protein is MVDKMEGTECALVELIEEGRRDSSSSYGFGASAADNVAEQSHACSSQDCSSTPSTSTSSPFPSPAAINQQPFLHVHSSLGNHSSFMPEMEMMKERFAKLLLGEDMSGSGKGVSTALAISNAITNLCATLFGQLWRLEPVLPEKKAMWRREMEWLLCVGDHIVELIPTWQTFPDGSKLEVMTCRPRSDLCINLPALRKLDNMLIEILDSFHCTEFFWYVDQGTVTAETDGSSSFRRQLQRQEEKWWLPVPRVPSGGLHDDIRKQLQHKRDCANQILKAAMAINSIVLTDMDVPDSYLESLPKNGRASLGDLIYRYICSDQFSPECLLDCLDMSSEHQTIEIANRVEASIYLWRQKGSLKHNNSSKRSTSKSSWEMVKDLMVDFEKRELLADRAESLLICLKQRFPGLPQTALDMSKIQHNKDVGKSILESYSRVLESLAFNIIARIDDVFYVDDLAKHSDHCSPISKFSIIAHKTAMIPSRVPTSVTPYKTAFTTPNFSPGKREREKSPLRSPFLSSSGKIINRGLEVQNVLTDYNYLNVDCKVGEGGNTCQDSDTVAYTISKAAATLEELRPLSNGK
- the LOC110798418 gene encoding rop guanine nucleotide exchange factor 7 isoform X2; protein product: MEMMKERFAKLLLGEDMSGSGKGVSTALAISNAITNLCATLFGQLWRLEPVLPEKKAMWRREMEWLLCVGDHIVELIPTWQTFPDGSKLEVMTCRPRSDLCINLPALRKLDNMLIEILDSFHCTEFFWYVDQGTVTAETDGSSSFRRQLQRQEEKWWLPVPRVPSGGLHDDIRKQLQHKRDCANQILKAAMAINSIVLTDMDVPDSYLESLPKNGRASLGDLIYRYICSDQFSPECLLDCLDMSSEHQTIEIANRVEASIYLWRQKGSLKHNNSSKRSTSKSSWEMVKDLMVDFEKRELLADRAESLLICLKQRFPGLPQTALDMSKIQHNKDVGKSILESYSRVLESLAFNIIARIDDVFYVDDLAKHSDHCSPISKFSIIAHKTAMIPSRVPTSVTPYKTAFTTPNFSPGKREREKSPLRSPFLSSSGKIINRGLEVQNVLTDYNYLNVDCKVGEGGNTCQDSDTVAYTISKAAATLEELRPLSNGK